AAAGTACGTAGAGTTATTGGTAGTCCACCTATTTTGGTTATGAATGGTATAGTGCTAGTAACAAACTGGTGTGGCCCATGCCTAGATCTCAGTATCGCTATTCTTGTGTTCTCATTACAGTACTTAGTCAAGAATCCATTTCTCACAGCCGCAGCACCGAAATCACCATGCATGTGTTGTATTTTATCTAATAGAGTGTCATGTAGTACTTTGGACTTCAGTTTAAGAGGTTTGTTTTCTGGAATTGTTGCTAGTAACTCTACAGTTATATATCTGAAAtcagtaagtaagtaaataacttttgtatgttcttaaaaatagaacttaagaatattaaatattattaacacaGATACAATTACCTGTTTTTATAACGGACCATAATTACTATTtgatatttgtatattttttacattaaggAATTTAAATGTAGGAAATTGAAATCAGTGAAATAGAAACAAGTTAAATTTACGTTTAGGTTATGTTTTCCTTCTCCTTCGTCTTTGCTTCGtcctttttaattattttttggttacctacctaattttttttgtactgtaatattttttcagcctatcagatttaaaaaaaaagtaatttgacACTGACAATTGACATATTTTGGTGGCAGTGCAAATGGTGCAAATTGGTGCAAATCACAgagtacctactttattatatacctactggGTGCAAATGAAcatatatatactagtaatctgtgatgaACATTAAATgaaccaatgaataaggaaacagaagTCAATGAAATGAACCAAAAATGAACCCAAGCAAAAAGCGCCACGctcaaaattgtaattttaaaattaaatggtaGGGGTCGTCGGCGtattatttttctatataaGCAAAAGATAAAGCAACTTAACTTAGgattgttattaattaatcaCAAACAAACAGTCATGCAGGTTATCAAGGAAGATAAAACAGTCGTTTATTTTGATGAAGCCAAGGTCGTGGCATTATCCACGCAGCTAATACtctgtattagcttcatggcATTATCACAACATTTATTGCTCTCGTACATTCAATAATCGTAAGTACCTACTCAAGTATTTTCTGacttctaataaaaataaagaaagttACAACTAGTACGGTACTTAGAAACTGCTTAGCTGTTCTGCATGTAGACAAGATActctattattatacttaatcaatattacttataataataatctgtattTTTCCAGATTCCGAAGAtgcattttacatattttattggtgTTGATGTTGGCTCTGGGAGTGTAAGAGCTGCACTAGTAGACCAGACAGGCCATGTAGTAAAATCTTCTGTCCAAGAGTTATTAACCTGGAAgccaaaattaaatttttatgaacAGTCTTCCAATAACATATGGGAATGTTGTATATCTGTGATTAAGGTATGtatgaaataaagattttttacaATAGTTCAGTTAATAAAGTATGTAGTTGTAcaatgcgtgagcgggaacctaagggtgggttcccgctcacgcattctacagaAACTACTAAAGAAATGCTAAAATCGCAATGATAGTTCctgagatatgcgaacacaaacataaaaacatgcaTAAATACACTTGTAATTTCGCACATTTGTCGAGACGTTGATACAGATTACAggactctgacattggcaactcaccgaggcggccatttttaaaagaagaagaagactaacatatacgaaaattggacagttctggaaatattacatacatacatgtcGAATTGATCACCTTCTTTTTTAAGTCAGTTAAGCCGAAGGTTGTAGCGATTGCagattaatcggcttcggccaaaaatagaccttcgctCGGACACTAAATATCAGACATACCTTaccacaaataacaataatgagaccaattaaattatttattaagaagttagtgtttgtttatcgtatttgacagtgactcccagtggCCTCTGCATATATGACCAGTCCGTCGCTCTCTCACGACTCACTCAgtctttcgttcaatttcgatggttgctcggaccttcggcaaagcttcggccgaagccgaaggtttcgccgaaAGTAGTTTTTTTGGCCAAaggcggccgaagccgaagcttcggtcggacactactgATATTTATTATGTCATCCATAACTCTAGCTTCTTTTAATACATGAGAAACTAAACATTTTTGGGTAAAACAACATGTCCATACATAATACTTTATGAAATGTAACTTTCCACATTACAGGACGTAGTCAAGGATGTAGATAGTTCACACATTAAAGGCATTGGATTTGATGCAACATGCTCCCTCGTTGCATTAGACAAAAACGGTAATCCTAAGGCAGTAAGTACAAGTAACAATGAGCAAAATGTTATAATGTGGATGGATCACAGGGCACAAGTTGAAGCcgattatataaataaaacaaaccacAACATCTTGAAATATGTTGGTGGCAAAGTGAGCTTAGAGATGGAGATGCCTAAGTTGCTGTGGttgaaaaaaaacttaccaaaagAGTGGAACAACTTTGGGTATTTTTTTGATTTACCTGACTTTTTAACATGGAAAGCTACAGGCAAGATGTCAAGGTCCTTGTGCTCCTTGGTGTGCAAATGGAATTACGAATGTTTCACAGATGGCAGAAGAGGTTGGAATTTAGGTTTTCTGAAACAGATTGGTCTAGAAGAACTTGCAGATGACgagtttaaaaaaattggaAATGTTGTGTTGATGCCTGGGGAGTATTGTGGAGGGCTTAAAGCGGATGTTGCAGAGACTCTGGGCCTGAAACCTGACATTCCAGTAGCTGTATCTATCATTGATGCTCACGCAGGAGGTTTGGGCATGATTGGAACAAAGGGAGGAGATATAGACAGTAATATGGCTAGCAGACTTGGCTTAATATGTGGCACATCCACTTGTCATATGGCAGTTAATAGTGATGCCGTTCTTGTTAAGGGAGTATGGGGTCCCTACTTCAGTGCCATGGTCCCAGGCATGTGGCTGAACGAAGCTGGCCAGAGTGCATCAGGCATGTTACTGGATTATGTCATATCAAGTCACCCAGCTGGTTCAAAACTACTTGAGAGTAAAAGTACTGGAGAGTAAGTACTTTGTGTTTTtgattattttcaattattattctaattataaatgtatttgagtgctatttataatatacatatgtcataatatactaatataatatacattatataatataatatacatttataatttcccatatattttttttataaggcCCAATTCATAGCATCTTCAACTTGTACAAAAAACACTTTAAAGTAAGGGGGCTGTTGTttgacataaatattttattacaggaTACGGGTACATCTAAAGGATTTGATGCAAAAATTGTCATTACAGAGAGGTCTAGAAGATCTTAATTTGCTTACCAAAGATTTTCATGTATGGCCTGATTATCATGGAAATAGATCACCCTTAGCTGATCCATCTATTAAGGGTATGATTGTTGGATTGACCATCGACAGCACAGAGGAGAACTTGGCTCTTGTCTATTTAGCTACATTACAGGCACTATCAGTAAGACTTTTTTAATGTGAGGTTTTATtagactttaaaaaaatacagagcataaaaaaattaatttctatattTCAGTATGGAACAAGGCACATCATAGATGCCTTATTAGAAGCCGGCTATGAGCCTTTCAAGTCCTTAGTAATTTGTGGTGGCATAACCAAGGATCCACTGTTCATCCAAGTGCAAGCAGATGCAGTCGGCTTACCCATATTAAAGCCAAACGAACAAGAATCTGTTTTGGTAGGGTCAGCCATCCTTGGAGCGTGTGCAGCTCAACATTTTAACAGCATTAAAGCTGCTATTGAAAATATGGGAGGAGCAGCTACAGTTATACTTCCAAACGAGAACATAAAGAAGTTCCATGACAAAAAATACCAAGTGTTTCTGAACATGTATCAAGATCAATTAAAATATAGAATGATCATGAATTGAAGTGTGATATTCGCTTTTAAGaactaaaatttattttgtaaccctttatttaaaaaatatttatgtatgcGGCGTATGATCCTGTCTCTGTATATTcgccgtgtaaatattttttattagggaGTGTTTTATTCTATGAGCAAAGTTGTTAAGATGAGATGATAGTGATTTTATTagttacattttataaataaataatgttactgTTAtcaactattatctattctgtgctgtAATATTGCCTTTTTGTTTTAAGAAAAACCGTTTTTTTAGGTATGAAGTTTTACAAAATCGgttttatccatacttccatactaatattataaatgcgaaagtgtgtctgtctgtctgtctgtctgtctgtctgtctgtctgttacctcttcacgcccaaaccgctgaaccgattttgctgaaatttggtatggagatactttgagtcccgggaaaggacataggatactttttgtcccggaaaaatgtacggatcctgcgcgataaacgagttttggcgcaatgaagttgcgggcgtcatctaattaataatataatgtcactgtattattttgtctttaataaTACTGGGTTTCGTtgacggtggtcggtttcatAGAAAccgccagttacgcaggagtaattttatagtgctcaagtgtgtgcgcagtacacatgagCACTCTCTATCCAGTGGACCGGAAGACCGACACGTCACACGGCTAGCGAGAGATAAGGCGCAGGAGTCAGGACCACCTTTCTAACAGCCCAACCgacgacgcatggatcatcttataaTGCcagttgtcagacaatcagcctgcatcgtcctagcCAActgccaaacttggaaataacatatttccaacgcgggaatcgaaaccacgacctccgagtcaagagccaggccacgctctaagccactggaccacggaggcgtttattaACCAAATTAACAACCTTTTAAAAATGTACCTATATACCCTAGACCCTGACATATCTGAAAAATCATCGCTTTCTGCAACAGAACAAGAAATAGTCGCCGCGACATTTTTGTCTCTTGTTGAGCGTATGGTTTCGGTCTATGGCTGGTcattgacagttgacatttttttttgagttttcaCTTTTTAATCTATGGATTTTGCTCTATGGAAGCTGGGCTGGCTGTGGTGTCGGACGAAATTTTTATCGATGTTGAAATAATTTTGCTAAATTCATTCAAATTACAGTACCCATTCTGTAAAAGTTAAAAGAAAATCATAATGATTCTAGATATAGCTCAATTCGTACACTTTACTTGCAGCAATTTCAGCATTTCGTTGTAATTTGTCAATGTTGACAGGTACGTATAATCGACCGAATTTGAAGACAAAATAGAATTAAATGTCTGCCGTTATTTTACCTTAGCACAGGTTTCGTACGTGTAATGTAGATCTAAATTATAGGTAACAGACGTTTATATCTAATTTGATTTGTATAGAATTAACATCATCAAGATGTCGAAGCGCACCGCAGAAGAAAGCGGCAATGGAAGTAACCAGCCCCCGATCAAGAAGGTTCACTTCGAACCCCACCTTATTGGTCCCGTATCGACCCTGGAGGAGATGGACATAAAAGTCCTTCAATTCCAGAACAAAAAATTAGCCCAGGTAAATCTTAACAATCTCATGACAATACAGCAATTAGTTAAAATGCTGTAATAAACCcatgttttgtaattttatgatCATAATTAAGCAATAATTTTTACTTACAAACTCTCTAAAATCTTGAAAACATACCTTTTCGTTCATTATAATCTCATACTGTTTATTCTGTAAACATTGCCATTTGCTATTGTCATAAACTTTTTTTAtcatcaaaaatgtttttttttccataatttCACTCCTAATATGtactatatttataattttagagaATAGAGCAACGTCATAGATGTGAAGCTGAATTGAGAGCAAGAATTGAACAGTTGGAGAAGCGTCAGACACAAGACGACGCTGTCCTGTGTGTTGTCAACAGATACTGGAATCTCTTAAATGAGGACATCAGGGTGTTACTGCAACGATTTGACGCAGAAACAGCTGATGAATCAGAAAACAAAAGtatatttctttatattttatttctatattcCATATCATGTAGCTTTGTTTATgagcttttttatttatattaaaccaTTTTCTGATTTGATTTATTTGCAATTtcatatgttacgctcaaagactgaaatcgctcagtgagcgaaaaaatataTCAGCCATGACACAAATTTCACGTTATGgcctttttgtgattgccagaacgcgttgtggccgttttcattagagctaCGACGCggatttcgcgtcgtggctgtttcactgtgaccacaacgcattgtgagctattttttcgctcactgagcgatttcggtccTTGAGTGTAACACATACACTAGgaaaattattaatgtatgtGATCTacatatttcttaaaaatatttactgtctgcctacgaataataaaaactaaggaatcgtaactcc
This DNA window, taken from Aricia agestis chromosome 11, ilAriAges1.1, whole genome shotgun sequence, encodes the following:
- the LOC121732060 gene encoding FGGY carbohydrate kinase domain-containing protein; translated protein: MHFTYFIGVDVGSGSVRAALVDQTGHVVKSSVQELLTWKPKLNFYEQSSNNIWECCISVIKDVVKDVDSSHIKGIGFDATCSLVALDKNGNPKAVSTSNNEQNVIMWMDHRAQVEADYINKTNHNILKYVGGKVSLEMEMPKLLWLKKNLPKEWNNFGYFFDLPDFLTWKATGKMSRSLCSLVCKWNYECFTDGRRGWNLGFLKQIGLEELADDEFKKIGNVVLMPGEYCGGLKADVAETLGLKPDIPVAVSIIDAHAGGLGMIGTKGGDIDSNMASRLGLICGTSTCHMAVNSDAVLVKGVWGPYFSAMVPGMWLNEAGQSASGMLLDYVISSHPAGSKLLESKSTGEIRVHLKDLMQKLSLQRGLEDLNLLTKDFHVWPDYHGNRSPLADPSIKGMIVGLTIDSTEENLALVYLATLQALSYGTRHIIDALLEAGYEPFKSLVICGGITKDPLFIQVQADAVGLPILKPNEQESVLVGSAILGACAAQHFNSIKAAIENMGGAATVILPNENIKKFHDKKYQVFLNMYQDQLKYRMIMN
- the LOC121732062 gene encoding ribonuclease P/MRP protein subunit POP5; the protein is MVRYKNRYITVELLATIPENKPLKLKSKVLHDTLLDKIQHMHGDFGAAAVRNGFLTKYCNENTRIAILRSRHGPHQFVTSTIPFITKIGGLPITLRTLHVGATMKHSFKFILKHQRSYLDKMWSKLKTDEERRDLEKAVMDFTKTDVSINIDNIG